In a single window of the Ancylobacter polymorphus genome:
- a CDS encoding heme/hemin ABC transporter substrate-binding protein codes for MMLRRIPITSVPARVVLAMGLLALTVIGQGPAAHAASATAPQRILAIGGAVTETLYALGLEDRVVAVDTSSTYPPRALAEKPNVGYMRALSPEGVLSVGPDLIIALDGAGPPDAVKVLKSAAIPFETLPEARDEAGVLATIRRVAALAGVPERGEVLAGEVAADFAALAQLRARLPAPRSVVFVLSASGTAPVVGGAGTGAQAMFALAGVSNAMTGLNGYKPAVGEAVLGADPYAIVLMKDQNHAVSDAAVKAMPAFAGTSAIEAGRLYRMDGGYLLSFGPRTPQAARDLAALIYPELALPPLPAHAANAASTPSATGTP; via the coding sequence ATGATGCTGCGGCGCATACCGATCACGAGTGTCCCTGCGAGGGTGGTGCTGGCTATGGGCCTGCTGGCGTTGACCGTCATCGGCCAGGGGCCGGCCGCGCATGCTGCCTCCGCCACCGCGCCCCAGCGCATTCTCGCCATTGGCGGCGCCGTGACCGAGACGCTTTATGCTCTGGGGCTGGAGGATCGCGTGGTCGCCGTCGACACGTCGAGCACCTACCCCCCGCGCGCCCTCGCCGAGAAGCCCAATGTCGGCTACATGCGCGCGCTGTCGCCCGAAGGGGTGCTGTCGGTCGGTCCCGATCTCATCATCGCGCTCGACGGCGCCGGCCCGCCGGATGCGGTGAAGGTGCTGAAGAGCGCCGCCATTCCCTTCGAGACGCTGCCCGAGGCGCGGGACGAGGCCGGCGTGCTCGCCACCATCCGCCGTGTCGCGGCGCTGGCCGGTGTGCCGGAGCGCGGCGAGGTGCTGGCGGGCGAGGTGGCGGCGGATTTTGCCGCGCTGGCGCAGCTGCGCGCCCGCCTTCCCGCGCCGCGCAGCGTCGTCTTCGTGCTTTCGGCATCGGGGACAGCGCCGGTCGTCGGCGGGGCCGGCACGGGCGCGCAGGCGATGTTCGCCCTTGCCGGCGTCAGCAACGCCATGACGGGGCTCAATGGCTACAAGCCGGCGGTCGGCGAGGCGGTGCTGGGCGCCGACCCCTATGCCATCGTGCTGATGAAAGACCAGAACCACGCGGTCTCCGACGCGGCGGTGAAGGCGATGCCGGCTTTTGCCGGCACCTCGGCGATCGAGGCCGGCCGTCTCTACCGCATGGATGGCGGCTATCTCCTCAGCTTCGGGCCGCGCACGCCGCAGGCGGCCCGCGATCTCGCCGCGCTGATCTATCCCGAACTGGCGCTACCGCCGCTGCCGGCCCATGCCGCCAACGCGGCCTCCACGCCCAGCGCGACCGGCACGCCGTGA